Genomic window (Ailuropoda melanoleuca isolate Jingjing chromosome 7, ASM200744v2, whole genome shotgun sequence):
NNNNNNNNNNNNNNNNNNNNNNNNNNNNNNNNNNNNNNNNNNNNNNNNNNNNNNNNNNNNNNNNNNNNNNNNNNNNNNNNNNNNNNNNNNNNNNNNNNNNNNNNNNNNNNNNNNNNNNNNNNNNNNNNNNNNNNNNNNNNNNNNNNNNNNNNNNNNNNNNNNNNNNNNNNNNNNNNNNNNNNNNNNNNNNNNNNNNNNNNNNNNNNNNNNNNNNNNNNNNNNNNNNNNNNNNNNNNNNNNNNNNNNNNNNNNNNNNNNNNNNNNNNNNNNNNNNNNNNNNNNNNNNNNNNNNNNNNNNNNNNNNNNNNNNNNNNNNNNNNNNNNNNNNNNNNNNNNNNNNNNNNNNNNNNNNNNNNNNNNNNNNNNNNNNNNNNNNNNNNNNNNNNNNNNNNNNNNNNNNNNNNNNNNNNNNNNNNNNNNNNNNNNNNNNNNNNNNNNNNNNNNNNNNNNNNNNNNNNNNNNNNNNNNNNNNNNNNNNNNNNNNNNNNNNNNNNNNNNNNNNNNNNNNNNNNNNNNNNNNNNNNNNNNNNNNNNNNNNNNNNNNNNNNNNNNNNNNNNNNNNNNNNNNNNNNNNNNNNNNNNNNNNNNNNNNNNNNNNNNNNNNNNNNNNNNNNNNNNNNNNNNNNNNNNNNNNNNNNNNNNNNNNNNNNNNNNNNNNNNNNNNNNNNNNNNNNNNNNNNNNNNNNNNNNNNNNNNNNNNNNNNNNNNNNNNNNNNNNNNNNNNNNNNNNNNNNNNNNNNNNNNNNNNNNNNNNNNNNNNNNNNNNNNNNNNNNNNNNNNNNNNNNNNNNNNNNNNNNNNNNNNNNNNNNNNNNNNNNNNNNNNNNNNNNNNNNNNNNNNNNNNNNNNNNNNNNNNNNNNNNNNNNNNNNNNNNNNNNNNNNNNNNNNNNNNNNNNNNNNNNNNNNNNNNNNNNNNNNNNNNNNNNNNNNNNNNNNNNNNNNNNNNNNNNNNNNNNNNNNNNNNNNNNNNNNNNNNNNNNNNNNNNNNNNNNNNNNNNNNNNNNNNNNNNNNNNNNNNNNNNNNNNNNNNNNNNNNNNNNNNNNNNNNNNNNNNNNNNNNNNNNNNNNNNNNNNNNNNNNNNNNNNNNNNNNNNNNNNNNNNNNNNNNNNNNNNNNNNNNNNNNNNNNNNNNNNNNNNNNNNNNNNNNNNNNNNNNNNNNNNNNNNNNNNNNNNNNNNNNNNNNNNNNNNNNNNNNNNNNNNNNNNNNNNNNNNNNNNNNNNNNNNNNNNNNNNNNNNNNNNNNNNNNNNNNNNNNNNNNNNNNNNNNNNNNNNNNNNNNNNNNNNNNNNNNNNNNNNNNNNNNNNNNNNNNNNNNNNNNNNNNNNNNNNNNNNNNNNNNNNNNNNNNNNNNNNNNNNNNNNNNNNNNNNNNNNNNNNNNNNNNNNNNNNNNNNNNNNNNNNNNNNNNNNNNNNNNNNNNNNNNNNNNNNNNNNNNNNNNNNNNNNNNNNNNNNNNNNNNNNNNNNNNNNNNNNNNNNNNNNNNNNNNNNNNNNNNNNNNNNNNNNNNNNNNNNNNNNNNNNNNNNNNNNNNNNNNNNNNNNNNNNNNNNNNNNNNNNNNNNNNNNNNNNNNNNNNNNNNNNNNNNNNNNNNNNNNNNNNNNNNNNNNNNNNNNNNNNNNNNNNNNNNNNNNNNNNNNNNNNNNNNNNNNNNNNNNNNNNNNNNNNNNNNNNNNNNNNNNNNNNNNNNNNNNNNNNNNNNNNNNNNNNNNNNNNNNNNNNNNNNNNNNNNNNNNNNNNNNNNNNNNNNNNNNNNNNNNNNNNNNNNNNNNNNNNNNNNNNNNNNNNNNNNNNNNNNNNNNNNNNNNNNNNNNNNNNNNNNNNNNNNNNNNNNNNNNNNNNNNNNNNNNNNNNNNNNNNNNNNNNNNNNNNNNNNNNNNNNNNNNNNNNNNNNNNNNNNNNNNNNNNNNNNNNNNNNNNNNNNNNNNNNNNNNNNNNNNNNNNNNNNNNNNNNNNNNNNNNNNNNNNNNNNNNNNNNNNNNNNNNNNNNNNNNNNNNNNNNNNNNNNNNNNNNNNNNNNNNNNNNNNNNNNNNNNNNNNNNNNNNNNNNNNNNNNNNNNNNNNNNNNNNNNNNNNNNNNNNNNNNNNNNNNNNNNNNNNNNNNNNNNNNNNNNNNNNNNNNNNNNNNNNNNNNNNNNNNNNNNNNNNNNNNNNNNNNNNNNNNNNNNNNNNNNNNNNNNNNNNNNNNNNNNNNNNNNNNNNNNNNNNNNNNNNNNNNNNNNNNNNNNNNNNNNNNNNNNNNNNNNNNNNNNNNNNNNNNNNNNNNNNNNNNNNNNNNNNNNNNNNNNNNNNNNNNNNNNNNNNNNNNNNNNNNNNNNNNNNNNNNNNNNNNNNNNNNNNNNNNNNNNNNNNNNNNNNNNNNNNGCCCCCCCCCAAGGACACTCACCTTCCTTCACAGAGATGGTCGGTTTCTTCTGCCGAAGCCCCAGCAGAATGAAGAAGAGGACCAGAGGAATGAAGATCTCGAAGGCCAAGACCCACTGGAAAGGGTGGGCTGAGTAAGGCCACCAGCCCTGGGCAGCCTGGCCTCCCACACCAGCTGCCCGGGGCTGAACAGGGCAGACCtgagccctcctctccccagccagaTAGATGTCTTCCTGGCAAGCATGGCCACCCCCGCCCAGCCTGCACCCCACATAGCCCCCGCAGGGACCACAAAAGGTCAACCCAGGCCCTTCAGGGCCAACAGAGTTTGCCTCCCCTTTCTTCAAGGGCCTTTTCGGTGGGTGAGAGTGTGAGTGTTGTCTGGCCCAAGCAAATCCGCTCTCCCACGCCCCCAGCCCAGGTTCTGTGTGCCACAGTGATTTGCCAGCAGGGACAAACCAGTCAGCTTGTGGTCCACTTTGACCCATGAATCTGCCCAGCTCAGcttctccttcctcatcttcttCTGCCTAGGATCTTGCAGGTGGTCTTGGGCCCCAGCTACAGCGCCCACACTCCCCCAGGGTCAGCCCTCCTCACTGTGACAGCACCATTACACTCCACGAAAGAGCCTAGGAGGACAAGCCCTGGATAAGGGATGGCATGACTCTAGCCCAGGGCTCTGAGCCGCCAGGAAAATTTGCTCAGTGGTCTGACTGCCCCGAGTCCCTGAGGCACAGATGCCTGCTTCTGCCCTGACCCCAAGCCCTCATCCCATGTGGCTCAGGTGGGCTCGgcagccctgcctgccctgcctgagCTCCCACAACTCTTCTCTAGTCCCAGGACTGCTCCTGCTGGGAGTCCAGGCTGGACTGCACCCCCGGCTGGGCAGCAAGGTGAGCCCTGGCGGAACCTGCTCTGAGTGGGAAAGGAATGCCAggggccccagagccccaggcttcCCTCTGTTTCGCCTGGAAAACGGAAGGACTTGTCACCGTCTGTGACACCGCCACCTCTCCTAGctcagggagggaaggtggaaagAGGACCTCGGGCCAGCTGCTCTGTGCCCCCCCCAGCCCAAAGACACACCCTGACCCTCACCCCCAACGGCTCTTCTCAGAGGACCAGGTTTCCTTCATCCTCACCCTCCCCCAAAACAGACTCCAGGGCCCCCACCCCAGTGGCACTCTGTCTGGCCCACGGCCCAGGCTCCCGGCCCCTGGCGTGGAACAGCGGCTGTTGTTTACCGTGCTCTGACAATAGCGCTCTGTGGTCTGGGACACCCCACTGTGTGTCCGCACCCCACGCCCGCCCCAGTCTGTGCcagcctccaccccctccccgaGCCAGGATCCAGCCCAGGGCTAGCCAAGGAGGCACCATGGGCACCCACAGGGCTGGGGACAGACACctgtgccacacacacacacacacacacacacacacacacacagccaggtGGCTGCACTCGATGCAGGCGGCCAGGGTCACGGCCAAGGTACCAGCCCCACCCACAGCCGCCTTGCCACCGGGCACCTCCACCGTGTGACTGCAGCAACAGGCCACGGCTACCTCCTCATCGCTATAGCAACGGCCGCGCAGAgctgctgggaggagggaggcctgCTTGGCAGGCGGGCGGGCGGCCAGAGGGGCATCTGGTTACGGGCAGGCACAGGTTCAGCCCCACCTGGGAGCCCCATCTGGGCACCACACCAGGGGCCCGCAAGGTGGTCAAACCCTGGTCCCTTGAGATTAGCCCAGTGCCCCCATGTTCCTGGAGCCTGGGTGCCCACTCTGGGCCTGAGCCACCTCCTGCTGTGTCAAGTGGAGAAGAGAGCAGAACTGAGGGTGGAAGGGCCTGACTCTACCCAGTGATGAGACCACAGCAGCCCCTGCTAAGAGGGGACAGGTGACACTCGCAGATGGAGAAACCCAGGCACAGAAGTCCTTGGTTCCTGCCCTCCAAACCAAGCTTTCCGGGGGGTGCATAGCCTGCAGAGCAAAACCTCTGTTGGTCGAGGCCACAGGTCTTATTCGGAAGCCCAAGACCCTCCCGGGAAAGTGGGGGGCCAGCAGAAGTGTGCCAGGCATctggccagccccagcccctgccccgtgGCACAAGCCCAGCAAGGCCTCAGCCACCCAGGAGGAGGGATTTTTGCTTTGCTGTGGCCTCAGGCCGAGGACCTCCATGTGGCCCGACCACACCTGGCAGTGCTGCTGGGCAGGAGCCCGAGAAGATTCTAGGGAAGGCCTGACCTAGCAGGTGGCGGCCACACCTCCCGCCTGCTTGGCAGGTGCCCCGCAAGCCACTGCTCCCTTCCCTGCGCCTTGAGGTCCCCAGTGGATGAAGAGGCCATCACTccagcctctgctcccagcccctggggggCCCTTACTGCCAGAACCCTGGGGCTACTACTAATGCGTGCCCATAGCTcaatcccctccccccccaagccCTGCCCTGGTGTCCCCCGTAACCCAAAATcggaagcagggggagctgcaacAGAGGCTGCGGGCCTGATCCATGGGACCCAGTGCCAGCCAGCCCCAGGCACGTGGGCAGGGAGTGTACCCAACCCTGGTTCCCCGCCAGGCTCAGGTGCCCAGGGGACTCCTGCCAGGCCGTGGTGATGGCCACCCTGGCCTGTCTGCAGTCCTGGGTTTCTCATTAGGCTCTTAAGAGCCCTTCTCAAGAAGGGACCCTGGCAGGAGCTCATCAGCCCAAGGGGACTCAGAGTCAGGTGGGAGAGGAGACTCTCAGGCCCCAGGTGGGCAAGAAGATGTTTCCTCCAGCCCCCCACTCTGGACCCcagccttctctgggcctcattgTGGAAAATCCCCACGGCCTGTTCAGAAAGCCGAGCTGCCCAGGCCTCTCTGGTGCCTATGCTGCTGTCGGCAGGACGACCGGAGATGCCCCTGCCGTGCCCAGGGCAGGAGTGGTGAGGGCCAGCATGATGACATCCACAGGGCCTCAGGCTGGCTCCTCACCCGGCTTCTGTCCCTGACAGCTGCTGTGTCCTGCAGGCCCCTAGCTGCCCCAGGCACAGGGCAGAGGGCTGGGTTGCTTGGTGGTCCTAGCTCCAAACAGCAGGACCTGGCTCCCAGAGGAGGCTGGGGTTGGGAAGATCAGAGGGTGGGTCAGCCTCGGGAGGACTGCCCCAAAGGACAAAAGGGTGCAGGGATGCAGACTGGCCAATGCTGGCACAGCAAGGACATTCCCGCTGGTGAGAAAGCAGGAGCAAGGGCTAGCGGACTTGCGGGAAgggtgagggggaggagaaggaggagggttTGGAAAGGTGTCTGTGCAAGGGCAGAAGAGTGGTGCACGGAGGGAAGGGGCAGTGTCCCTGCAGGGGCTCCAGGGGGGGCTGGGCCCAGAAACCAAGGACCTTCTGGGCTAGAGTCTCCCGTGCCAGCCCTCTGTCCCGGGAACGAGGGCCTCCCGcgaccccagggtcctagggcAGCCCGCCCCTGTACCCGAGCGGCTAGCCCCAAAGAGCGCACCGCGCAGGGCGCCCATCCAGTGACTCAGCCGAGCACCGCGACTGTCAGCGGGCGCGGGCCGCGGGCTGGGCACTGCCGAGCCGCCTCCCCGGAGGCCGGAGCCGGCAAGGGCGGGCGGGGTCCGGCGGGGTGGGGGCTCGGGCCCGCCGCCCCCGGGGCCCTCCCGGGGTCTGCGCGNNNNNNNNNNNNNNNNNNNNNNNNNNNNNNNNNNGACCGGCTCCGCGCTGGCTCCGCCCCGGCGGCCGCGGTGACAGCCGCTCGCGCCCGCCCCCCGCCCGCGCCGCCCCCGCTTAAAGGCGCCGCGCTGCTCCTGTCGCCCGAGCCGCGTACGGAACCCCCGCCGCCCTCCCGGGCGGTTCCTGGAGCTCCACCCCGCCAGCCACGGAGGCCTCCTCGGTTGTCCCCATCTCGCCAGGCGTTGAAATGACGTGCCCCAGAGCTCACATCTAAGCCCCAGACTCACCCCCCCCCGGGGGCGCTCTTCTCCAGGGCCATCTGGCCGGCACGCAGCACCCCCGTTGGAAACCTCCCGCAGAGGCGCCCCAAGGTGCTCACTGGCTCCCAGGTCGCCCCGAGGGGATGCTGAGGGGGCGCACCACCTCCACGCGCCCGCGCAGAAGTGCTGAGGGCAGGAATTTCATCTGGACGTCAGAGCCAGGTCCCGGTCCCCAAGGTCACTGCCAGGCTGGAAGGGTGTAGCCGCCCACACGGGCGGAGGGGACAGCTCAGCCCTGGTGGAGATCCCACCTGTGCATGGCGGGCAGTGTCTGCCCTCGAGTCTTCAAGAATCAGCGTTCTGGCCCAACCAGGTGCTTCCTGACCCACGGCTCCTAAGGGAGGCGTGGGCGCTTGTGAGGGGGGCTGCAGGTGGGCTGTCCCACCGCTGTGAGAATTCCCTGTGTCCCTTGTGAATGAAACACTTGGTGACCAAGGGGcaggctgggcctggctgggctcTGGCCCAGGGAAGCAGTTCCCTGCAGGTGGGGTAGACGGGGTGctggaggagactgaggctgcCCCCTCGGTGAGCGGCTCATTTCTCTCCCCACATCCGAAAGCGAGTCAGGACGCTGCAGGTGGAGTTTGGAGTGGACCGAATTACGCAGAAGCAGTTTGGTGCCTGGGGCAGCGAGGCTGCAGTGTCCCAGGGTGGACAGCAGAGGAcagcagagggcagggagccctgGTGGGTGGCTCTGACGGCTCCTCCCTGACTTCAGTCTCCTCACTTGCCAATGGGACGGGCAGGCCACGGGATGTCCAGTGTCAGGGGTGCACATCGAGGGCTCCCCTAAACTGNGGGGTGCACATCGAGGGCTCCCCTAAACTGAATGGCAGGCTTTGGGGGAACCAccgctccctgcccctccccagctccttctTTACAGTGGGGCAGAGCACAGGGAGCACAATCCCACATCCTTTCCCTGGTCATCACATGGGGCTAGGGCAGGACAGGAAGTCACTGGCAGGCCTTTCCCACAAGCCACTGTCAAGGCGGAGGGCAGCTTCCTGCCTCCAcctgctgcccacccccatcTGGGGCAGGGACAAATCCTGACCTCTGCCCCAGGGGAGCAGCCTGTTGGGGCCCCTATCTGCAGCAccagcttctcttctccctccccccacaggcaGCCTGCCACAGGGGCTCCCCTGGCTGCGGCAGCGTGCTCGGTACCCCCGCTGCCCGTGTGGTCACCAGCCACCTGGCACAGCGAACGTTACATCACGAACCAGATCCTGCCGCACCCCAGACACATCTGCAGCCCGGAAATGAAATCCCAGGGCCTTGAAGACGAGGCGCCTTTGACACCCCCCCAGCCAGGTTTCAGATCTCGGCACCCCCTACTGTCCACCCACCCCGACCTtttgggggtcagggaaggctccccGATGTCATGCCATTCTTTTAGCAGGGACTGAAGAAAGCTGGCAGCCGCAGGCAGAGCAGTGTGGGGGAGGGTTCCTCAAGCACCGGGAGCCCAGAGGCCTTGAGGAGGAGCCTGTGGGATCCCATCAGCACAAGGaggcctgtgggggggggggggggtgaagcaCCAGGGGAAGGGCAGATAGGCCAAGACTCAGCACGCACCATTCTTGTCCTCCCTCTCTTTATTGATCGCTGCCCCTCCCAGAGCCGACTGCAGGCTGCAAGAAGGCCAACAACCTGGCCTGCTTGTCAcggtgtccccagggcctggctccagCACGGTGGATGGTGTGCGTGATGTACCAGCGCTGCCCAAGCCAAGAGAGCTCGGTGACAGAGGAGGTCTGAGGGCCCAGCTTTTCCCCCAGAGACTGCAGGAGggccctgcctctggcctcccccGGCCCGCGTCTGGGACAAGGATCCACCCGGGATTTTatcaaggtggggagggaggtccTTGGAGGTCCTCGGGAGCCGGTATCTTTGATCAACTAGCCACAGGCACCCCCACTAACTCCCCACTCTCACCTTCACCCCCGAATGCCTGCTCCACTGCCCAGCAACCTCCTTCTCCAAGCAGCCTGCTCGGACCAGCCCATTCCCCCCTTACCCTCGCTTTCCAGCCTCCCACCCCAGTGTCTACACTAACCTGACGGGGGCCCGTGGGGGCCGGATGCCCGGTGGTTTGATTTCAACACCCAGCCTTCCACCCACAGCCACCCTCCTCTGCGTCCCCCTCTTCTGGCCAGAGCTCAGGCTTGGAACCAGCCCTTGAGGTCCTCGTAGACCTGGCCTCGAGGCAGGTGTGGGTATCGGGTGCAGATGGCACAGAAGCGCTCCCTCCAGTCCTCAAAGAGCCGCACGCGGAGCCGGGCTCGCCAGGCCAAGTAGTGCCGATAGCGGCTCTCGTTCATGCCAACCAGGAAAGAGGCCAGCTCTTGGGCCGTGCCGAAGTCGTCCACATGCACAAAGGCGTCAGCAGGTGTGAAGGCCTCGTAGGTGGCCCTCGGGGGCCCCAGCACCACAGGAACGGTCCCGGCTGCCAGCGCGTTGCGCCAGAACTTCTCGGTGATGTAGTCGCGGTGCTGCGAGTTCTCGAAAGACAGATAGAAGAGGTACCGGGCCACGGCGGGCAGCAGGCAGCTGGCGCACAGGGGCTTCCGGCTGGCACGGCCGAACACATCCACCTGCAGGTGGGGCGCCAGCTGCCGGTACAGCTGCACGCGCCGCTGCCGCTCCTGGAAGTTGCTGACCACCCAGGCTGCCACCCTCTTCTTGGCCGGCAGCGGCGGCACGGGCCCCTCGTGAGGCTCCAGCCGGCCGTAGGGCACAAAGATATCGGAGTCTTGCCGGTAGCTCAGCACCCAGTTAAAGATGCCACCGAGGCGGCCGAGGCCGTGGGTGTGGCTGGGCGACTCCATGGAGGCCCACACCCAGGGCTGCCCACGCGGCCGGCTGGCCAGGGGCAGGCGGGCCCGCTGGGTCTGCAGCTCGCGGTGGTGGAAGACCACAGCATCTGCGCTGGCCAGCAGGCTGTGGTCGGTGCTCAGGTGGCAGCGGGCCACACCGTAGCTGATGCAGGTGTTGCTGGGCAGCTCTGGGGGCCGGTCGGTGAAGGGCCAGTGCCAGACGAGGATGACGAGCGTGGGTGGTGGCACGGGGACTCCCACAGGAGTTGACCCGAGTAGCCACAGGAGCCACAGGGCGGAAAGCAGGGCGGCTCCAGCCAGGGCCGCCAAGGCCCGGAGCCTCTGGGAGGGGCCGCACCCTACACAGGACATAGGAGGAGATGCTGTCTTCCCAGGGTCGCCCACGGCCCCATCTTCCCAGCCCACGTCTCCCCGAAGGCCAGACACTCACCAGCACGATTCATCTGAGCGCCCAGAAtcagccacccagacgcccaagGATCTCAAATCACAGCCACCACTAGGCAGAGGCGTCTGCAATCACGGCGGCACCCGCGCTCTGCCGACCTGGAAGCACTGCCCTTTCATCTGCCCGAGACACAGAAAGCAGGCTATCTTCCTGctcctgccccgcccctgccccccccccccgcgcctgGGAGGTGACCTTTGGCATCAACCgccaccctcaccccacctcccactctaATCCTCTAGCTGCTGGGGGTAGAAGGGGCGCCATCCAGAGCCCAATGtcaggccccccccacccctgctgggctCTGAAGCGGCCTGGGGATGAGCAGCTGGGAAGGCAAGACAGGAGACGCCGTCCCAGGTGGAGGTGGCCCCTGGACACAAGGACCCAGTCGCTGCCCGCTGCCTGCCGCCCAGGCCCCGGAAGGCAGGGCGCACTTCCCCTGGGGGCGGCGCGGAGCCCCAGGCCAGCACTGCCCCTCCTGCGGTGGCAtcacccacttcccctgctcaACGCCAGCTCGTGCGGCTCGCAGACCCTCGCGTTGCAGGTGCGCTGTGCTCGGCTCTCCGCCAGCAGGCTGAGGTTTCTCCCTTGGCTTCTGAGtgggctgccccacccccacctcacccccgcCACGGCGAGGACACCTCGTCCTGGAACTCAGATTCCCAGAGCGGGGGTCTCTGTCCCGGGGTCCCAGGAGTGCCAGTCCCCATGAGGCCACTGCACAGGCCCATACAGGGCAGACGGCAGGCTGGACCTGGCCCCAGGGTGGGCTGCGGGGCCGCTGTGCTTTCTTTCCTCACCCAAGGACACGTGTCCACAGAAGTCCCACGGTCCTGGCCAGCCTGGGAAGAGCTGCTGATACTGACGGGCAGGGATGTGTGCAGGGGCCTGCCCTTGGGGACTCCAGggctcctcctccaggccccaCAGCCCAGGATGGGGGTGGCGACAGAGAGGGGGCTTTCCAGACTGGAAAGGGAAGGAGTCGTTGTGTCCCTGGTGTGGGCAGGTAGGGGGCTGGCGCCTGccccaggaaaaaaaaggcagaagtcCAGGggccttctccttcccccacccctaccctctgACCAGCCCTGGGGGCCCAGGCCTGGAGGTCAAgttccttccccttctgctccAGTTCCTCTGAGCTGGAGATAGGCAAGTCAGCATGATCAGACTTCCCCGAGCTCTGACCTGCTCCCCACTCAGCCAAGCTGGTGCCCTGTCAGCTTCCTTCCCCCTGGCCAGACGCTTCTGGGTCCTGGATGTGGAGGGCAAGGACTGGCTCTCACGTTCAGCATCTGGACGCCTCCGGGATGCGGGTCGTGGAAGGAAGCGCAAACAGGAACCACGGCCCGGGTCCGCTGCCCCTCGCCATCCTGGGGGGCCTTCCACCACCCCACTGTCCCCCTCCTGCTTCACTCTTGGGCGCCTGGGGCTGCTGGCCTCCTCCAGCTCCGGCCCTCAGTGAGGACCAGACTGCAATCAGGATGGGGCCAGGGAGCTGGCCTTGCAACCCAGAGGAGACAGGAGAGTGCAGGAGAGCGGGCAGCTCGGCATCTCCGaggctcccca
Coding sequences:
- the FUT7 gene encoding alpha-(1,3)-fucosyltransferase 7, with amino-acid sequence MNRAGCGPSQRLRALAALAGAALLSALWLLWLLGSTPVGVPVPPPTLVILVWHWPFTDRPPELPSNTCISYGVARCHLSTDHSLLASADAVVFHHRELQTQRARLPLASRPRGQPWVWASMESPSHTHGLGRLGGIFNWVLSYRQDSDIFVPYGRLEPHEGPVPPLPAKKRVAAWVVSNFQERQRRVQLYRQLAPHLQVDVFGRASRKPLCASCLLPAVARYLFYLSFENSQHRDYITEKFWRNALAAGTVPVVLGPPRATYEAFTPADAFVHVDDFGTAQELASFLVGMNESRYRHYLAWRARLRVRLFEDWRERFCAICTRYPHLPRGQVYEDLKGWFQA